A stretch of Castanea sativa cultivar Marrone di Chiusa Pesio chromosome 2, ASM4071231v1 DNA encodes these proteins:
- the LOC142624209 gene encoding uncharacterized protein LOC142624209, with protein MSNETNSEIIKKSANPDRINSNSIPLPHTINDLTVEYLNVCSMEPRIDDEPQILHPGPLDESLLTRQRYHRSEDIWNGEDPGPLTCHGRTKEMASIQMGDNRVIDIINRLVEAIAVPLPHNATEMQIHQYARCYILALLRDKLFMDKSGDRVHLMFLAFLRDLRDLPQYSWGSGCLAWLYRELCRASEKGASQIGGASQIGGACTLVQYWAWARLPFLCPRIEPPPGCDYGPWPYAPLAFKWVRVPSSKSRPSGMALIHYREQLVRLQPDQIVWQPYEADFGHLPNFCVAGRDTWTARVPLVCFCIVEIHHPDRVLRQFGLEQERPDHVVYNERLHRMDLRGKVEKNWREEHGPYILTWDMRQQRLCHAPPQTGEMPRDHDYYRWYRSVTQKYVDRNSAKLDISIESHLALLEMLPIGSRAHNHVRRVLNDLAGLGGGPAANGEANNEHETESAATATPSTSAAPVSTSTRATAARGRGGPVTASRSTSAARGRGRPATASRSTSAARGRGRCATTTRVVSSPEIPAPIPHASLQPEVPPPMVDASPQPEVPSPTPPSQPSFDLGIHSQLTPPMHPETPSNPSTSSSAPTLPIDPPRTEPMTMIPTPGLYTEHHYPPSSSSSDPLGPPVGIDTLQPDTDVPDEHPPHQPSPPRGRPQRARRAPTCGTGGHKIGHKGSSMHDDEPKDDAPQPPPPPKHYTRVKKCKIASSASNNWFDGTSPEFCSTHVFSSNASFLAEFVSPFRQVVPAQQPQQFNPVPSQHFYPVGRGVPLMNVGLPPHQTLQPQFSQPMPQLPPRAGQPGHATLPSQEIPLPVAQPNMHIAYEKPIPQLNAQNPNNYSPGLGGPERPLTPSYTFAPSSYGQLHINFNAPTQYQSTSQMHPPSISSSRQLNLPSESQSTAPVTSVQHSVEQPSVPTSVASATSVQPSSTREASTDWIEHTSADGRSKWWRRRGGIGAKRWRAGIQGVRAGRAESSDKWVQ; from the exons ATGTCAAATGAAACCAATTCAGAAATAATCAAAAAGTCTGCAAACCCAGATAGGATCAATTCA AATAGCATTCCTTTGCCCCACACTATTAATGATCTCACGGTTGAGTATCTGAATGTTTGTAGTATGGAGCCTCGGATTGATGACGAGCCACAGATCTTGCACCCTGGTCCGCTTGATGAGTCATTGTTGACGCGACAACGATATCATCGAtcagaggacatttggaatggcgag GACCCGGGCCCACTTACATGCCATGGTCGCACTAAGGAGATGGCAAGCATTCAGATGGGAGATAATCGGGTGATTGATATTATCAA CCGCCTTGTTGAAGCCATTGCAGTGCCACTGCCTCATAACGCAACGGAGATGCAGATACACCAGTATGCccggtgctatattttagcgcTGCTAAGGGATAAGcttttcatggacaagtcgggagatagggtgcatTTGATGTTCTTGGCGTTCTTGCGTGACCTTCGTGATCTGCCacagtatagttggggtagtggttgctTGGCTTGGTTGTACAGAGAGTTGTGTCGGGCAAGCGAGAAAGGGGCATCACAGATTGGTGGGGCATCACAGATTGGTGGGGCGTGCACattggtccagtattgggcatgggcaaggttgccattcttgtgcccgaGGATAGAGCCCCCACCTGGATGTGATTATGGACCATGGCCATAtgctccacttgcatttaa gtgggtgcgggtgccaagCTCGAAGAGTAGGCCATCCGGCATGGCCTTGATCCACTATCGCGAGCAATTAGTTAGATTGCAGCCGGACCAA atTGTGTGGCAGCCATACGAGGCAGACTTCGGCCACCTTCCTAACTTTTGCGTTGCAGGGAGGGATACGTGGACGGCAAGGGTgccacttgtgtgtttttgcatagtagagaTACACCACCCAGATCGTGTCCTTCGTCAGTTTGGGTTGGAGCAAGAGCGGCCCGACCATGTTGTGTACAATGAAAGACTGCATAGAATGGACTTGCGTGGGAAGGTGGAAaagaattggagggaggagcatgGACCGTATATCCTTACATGGGATATGAGACAACAACGActttgccatgcacctcctcagACTGGTGAGATGCCTCGCGATCATGACTATTACCGCTGGTACCGTTCGGTCACTCAAAAGTATGTCGACCGCAACAGCGCAAAATTAGATATATCG ATTGAAAGCCATTTAGCGTTGTTGGAGATGCTTCCTATAGGCAGCCGAGCACATAACCATGTCCGACGCGTCCTAAATGATCTAGCTGGGCTTGGTGGTGGTCCTGCAGCAAATGGGGAGGCAAACAATGAGCATGAGACTGAATCAGCAGCTACTGCAACCCCAAGCACAAGCGCAGCACCCGTAAGTACATCGACCCGTGCTACtgcagctaggggccgtggtgGGCCTGTTACAGCAAGCCGAAGCACAAgtgcagctaggggccgtggtcggcctgctacagcaagccgaagcacaagtgcagctaggggccgtggtcggtGTGCAACAACCACTCGGGTTGTAAGTAGTCCTGAGATACCTGCACCCATCCCGCACGCATCTCTCCAGCCTGAGGTCCCTCCACCCATGGTAGATGCATCTCCTCAGCCCgaggtcccttcacccaccccacctTCGCAGCCCAGTTTCGATCTCGGTATTCATTCTCAGTTGACCCCTCCTATGCACCCCGAGACACCCTCAAACCCATCCACCAGCTCCAGTGCACCCACTTTGCCCATAGACCCACCCCGTACGGAACCCATGACAATGATCCCCACTCCTGGCCTGTACACAgagcatcattacccaccttcctcatcctcatctgacCCTCTAGGACCTCCAGTTGGGATTGACACTCTTCAGCCAGATACTGATGTACCGGACGAGCATCCCCCTCATCAGCCCTCACCCCCACGAGGTAGACCGCAACGTGCTAGAAGAGCTCCCACTTGTGGGACAGGTggacacaaaataggacacaaaggcAGCTCTATG CATGATgatgagcctaaggatgatgcccCGCAGCCTCCTCCCCCGCCCAAACATTACACGAgggttaaaaaatgcaaaattg CCTCTTCAGCCTCCAATAATTGGTTCGATGGAACCTCCCCGGAGTTTTGTTCCACCCATGTGTTCTCAAGTAATGCATCCTTTCTAGCTGAGTTTGTATCACCC tTCCGACAGGTGGTTCCAGCTCAGCAGCCCCAGCAATTCAATCCTGTGCCTTCTCAACATTTTTATCCTGTTGGCAGAGGTGTTCCGCTTATGAATGTTGGATTGCCTCCTCATCAAACTTTGCAACCCCAATTCTCTCAGCCAATGCCGCAGTTACCCCCAAGAGCTGGTCAGCCAGGTCATGCTACACTGCCATCACAGGAAATTCCATTGCCAGTTGCTCAGCCAAACATGCACATTGCATATGAAAAACCAATTCCTCAGCTTAATGCTCAAAATCCCAATAACTATTCACCTGGATTAGGTGGCCCAGAAAGACCTCTCACTCCGTCATATACT TTTGCACCATCTTCTTATGGTCAActacatataaattttaatgCCCCCACCCAGTATCAGTCTACATCTCAAATGCATCCACCCAGTATTTCTTCTTCGAGACAACTTAATTTACCATCTGAAAGCCAGAGCACTGCCCCTGTTACATCTGTGCAGCACAGTGTTGAACAACCTTCGGTTCCCACTTCTGTTGCATCG gcAACAAGTGTCCAGCCAAGCTCCACTAGAGAGGCCTCAACAGATTGGATAGAGCATACTTCTGCTGATGGAAGAAG